A region of Piscinibacter gummiphilus DNA encodes the following proteins:
- a CDS encoding sigma-70 family RNA polymerase sigma factor → MSDRPHPAARGVNRLLKLAIAAGSESAVRQHIARGDDLEWRDDRGFTPLMIAASRNRAGVCVLLMAAGVDRAVTDAAGRDALAIALDAGAGLAAEAISAFADEAGPGKNADRTEDRQEPTRTGAVLTSTAAPRAVQPEGASLKPCGEDRSGSSEGYGDWEEEEQLAPPQHDPAASRDQAAAQRAISDHVPIDDADDWTEVAAYLPETAAPLLRAEDAELQEALQSLLLRALREGSVPAHIVEQVYALGRGEHSQEFDADATLLRVINDLGAEVDERFEYASPFDDFRVETGAEANREEADAIADGLAELEASARRPKDPLRLQRKHTQRLPLLTRDEEIEIGKAMDLAVETCLDAMSAWPAGLYAVARIVDDVRAGRRLRTQIAGDGHDDVGGPSDPPVQAADISASIANIGDDLEEAGSELPRALPEAVETDAVDALEQLHALAAANGGSWPEPSVVRPVVSAINFRRSFLVELESQAGDDCSSAALAFRTAVLELRRHRDRMTVANLRLVFPEVKRYLFTGLPIEDLSQEGNLGLMRAVDRFDWRRGTRFATMAVPWISQAIGRAVANTALTIRLPAHVYEIASRFKREIAALEAALGREPTSSELAHRVGIPEPKFEQLWRCISDPLPLEGVEMALDLDMKRHSDQDAFAEAESRAIAKVLRNAVESLGKKSAGVIKLRYGFADVEPRTLEEVGKIYDVTRERVRQIEAKAILTLMHPARLATLASALGRDATLCRPSDDAVQQAHGDELDQAGQRKLGSLVAEAGSTKTTRIPFDQSQSADSRD, encoded by the coding sequence ATGAGCGACCGCCCACATCCTGCAGCCCGCGGGGTCAACCGGCTCCTCAAGCTGGCCATTGCCGCCGGTTCTGAAAGCGCTGTCCGGCAGCACATCGCCCGTGGCGACGATCTCGAATGGCGCGACGATCGTGGTTTTACGCCCTTGATGATCGCGGCGTCGCGCAATCGAGCAGGCGTCTGCGTTCTCTTGATGGCTGCGGGCGTTGATCGGGCTGTGACCGACGCGGCGGGACGCGACGCACTGGCCATCGCCCTCGATGCAGGTGCCGGCCTCGCGGCGGAAGCCATCTCAGCATTCGCTGACGAAGCGGGGCCAGGGAAGAACGCAGACCGCACAGAGGATCGGCAGGAACCAACGCGGACTGGCGCTGTTTTGACGTCGACCGCTGCCCCACGGGCCGTCCAACCCGAAGGGGCTTCGCTGAAGCCCTGCGGTGAAGACCGGTCAGGAAGTTCTGAAGGCTATGGGGACTGGGAAGAGGAAGAACAACTCGCGCCGCCGCAGCACGACCCCGCAGCCTCGCGCGACCAAGCAGCTGCGCAGCGCGCGATCAGCGATCACGTGCCCATCGACGACGCCGACGACTGGACCGAAGTTGCGGCTTACCTGCCGGAAACCGCAGCGCCCCTGCTCCGCGCTGAAGACGCCGAGTTGCAGGAGGCTCTCCAGTCACTGCTTCTGCGTGCTTTGCGCGAGGGCAGCGTGCCGGCGCACATTGTCGAACAGGTCTACGCATTGGGCCGCGGTGAACACTCGCAAGAATTCGACGCGGACGCGACGTTACTGCGTGTCATCAACGATCTCGGGGCTGAGGTGGACGAGCGCTTCGAGTACGCATCGCCGTTCGACGATTTCCGGGTGGAAACAGGCGCCGAAGCGAACCGCGAAGAGGCCGATGCAATCGCCGATGGCCTGGCCGAGTTGGAGGCCTCAGCTCGACGCCCCAAAGATCCCCTGCGACTGCAGCGGAAGCATACCCAGAGGCTACCCCTGCTCACGCGGGATGAAGAAATCGAGATCGGCAAGGCCATGGATCTCGCCGTCGAGACCTGTCTGGACGCAATGTCGGCTTGGCCTGCGGGTTTGTACGCAGTCGCACGAATCGTCGATGACGTTCGCGCCGGCCGTCGGCTGCGGACTCAGATTGCTGGCGATGGCCACGACGACGTCGGAGGTCCCTCCGATCCGCCGGTACAAGCCGCCGACATATCAGCGAGCATTGCCAACATCGGTGACGATCTCGAAGAAGCTGGCAGCGAGCTCCCACGGGCATTGCCTGAGGCAGTTGAAACTGATGCGGTGGATGCTCTCGAACAGCTTCATGCGCTCGCGGCTGCTAACGGCGGCAGCTGGCCGGAACCGAGCGTTGTTAGGCCGGTGGTGAGTGCAATCAATTTCAGGCGCTCATTCTTGGTCGAGCTTGAAAGCCAAGCGGGCGACGATTGTTCCAGCGCTGCCTTGGCCTTCCGAACAGCAGTACTCGAACTGCGAAGGCATCGGGACCGAATGACCGTGGCCAACCTTCGCTTGGTCTTCCCCGAGGTGAAGCGGTATCTCTTCACTGGACTTCCGATCGAAGATTTGTCGCAGGAAGGCAATCTGGGTCTGATGCGGGCAGTCGACCGCTTCGACTGGCGCCGAGGCACGAGGTTCGCGACGATGGCTGTGCCCTGGATCAGTCAAGCCATCGGCCGTGCGGTCGCGAATACGGCGCTCACGATTCGCCTCCCCGCGCACGTCTACGAAATCGCGAGTCGCTTCAAGCGGGAGATCGCGGCGCTGGAAGCCGCGCTCGGGCGCGAACCGACATCATCTGAGCTTGCGCATCGTGTCGGCATTCCGGAACCCAAATTCGAGCAGCTATGGCGATGCATCTCGGATCCCCTCCCTCTTGAGGGCGTCGAGATGGCCCTCGACCTGGACATGAAACGGCACAGCGATCAAGACGCGTTCGCGGAGGCGGAGTCGCGCGCCATCGCCAAGGTTCTGAGGAACGCGGTGGAATCGCTTGGCAAGAAGAGCGCGGGAGTAATCAAGTTGCGCTACGGCTTCGCAGACGTCGAGCCGCGCACGCTCGAGGAGGTCGGCAAGATCTACGACGTGACTCGCGAGCGCGTGCGCCAGATCGAAGCCAAGGCGATTCTCACGCTCATGCATCCCGCGCGCTTAGCCACCCTGGCCAGCGCGCTCGGGCGCGACGCGACTCTCTGCCGCCCGAGCGACGATGCCGTGCAGCAGGCTCATGGCGACGAGCTCGACCAGGCCGGACAACGAAAGTTGGGATCACTCGTCGCCGAGGCGGGCAGTACCAAGACAACACGAATACCGTTCGACCAGTCGCAGAGCGCAGACTCGCGGGACTGA